One Brassica napus cultivar Da-Ae chromosome C2, Da-Ae, whole genome shotgun sequence DNA window includes the following coding sequences:
- the LOC125582258 gene encoding uncharacterized protein LOC125582258 — translation MGKRKCKSTFRQSTPDSPEFGSPLPPTANDQVSAPRSPPIKSTTQNRAEVSHSHSASSDRPFEVSNSPDNIHSPYHVHSSDHPGLVLASELLDGNNYGVWIIAMTTSLEAKNKLGFLDGSIVKPPENDPYYRIWCRCNSMVKSWLLNRVTKPIYTNILYFKNASDIWKDLHTRFHKLNLIRLYKLRHQIHSFRQGSLDLSSYHMKTQSL, via the coding sequence ATGGGAAAACGAAAATGCAAGTCAACGTTTCGCCAATCTACACCAGATTCACCGGAATTTGGTTCTCCGCTTCCTCCTACCGCCAACGATCAAGTTTCTGCTCCTCGTTCACCTCCGATCAAGTCCACCACTCAGAATCGTGCTGAGGTCTCTCATTCTCACAGCGCATCTTCTGATCGTCCTTTTGAGGTATCCAATTCTCCAGATAACATTCACTCGCCTTATCATGTTCATAGTTCGGATCATCCTGGTTTAGTGCTAGCCTCTGAACTGCTTGATGGTAACAATTATGGAGTCTGGATAATTGCGATGACTACTAGCTTAGAAGCTAAGAACAAGCTAGGATTTCTTGATGGATCTATCGTGAAACCGCCTGAGAATGATCCGTACTATAGAATCTGGTGTCGTTGTAACAGTATGGTGAAGTCATGGTTGTTGAACAGAGTGACCAAGCCAATCTATACAAACATCTTGTACTTCAAGAATGCATCTGATATCTGGAAGGATTTGCACACTCGTTTCCACAAATTGAATCTCATTCGGCTGTACAAACTTCGTCATCAGATTCATTCATTTCGTCAAGGAAGTCTGGATCTTTCTTCTTACCATATGAAGACTCAATCCTTATGA
- the LOC125582529 gene encoding kunitz trypsin inhibitor 2-like, which produces MKISFLITLLLATVACTHGQEPVKDTAGNFLETGQQYFIQPIKTGSNNGGGLVPAAIRLIPLCPLGINQAAFTFLPGLPVSFEFSDSVTEPTIMTSTDVTIEFKSSLPPPVCKEFSFIWAVESSSDSSEPAIILGGTPGSQNSRFKIEKAGEGAGENTYKLTSLDGTVGNVTGIFLAPQLVLTNDNAKTTFVKFNKYNEAITSASRVEKSALRIFPF; this is translated from the coding sequence ATGAAGATCTctttcctcatcactctcctctTGGCGACAGTGGCCTGCACCCACGGACAAGAACCGGTGAAAGACACTGCCGGGAATTTTCTTGAGACAGGTCAGCAATACTTCATCCAGCCGATCAAGACCGGGAGCAACAACGGAGGTGGTCTTGTTCCAGCCGCCATTAGACTTATTCCCCTTTGTCCACTTGGCATCAACCAAGCAGCCTTTACGTTCCTACCAGGCCTACCGGTTAGTTTCGAGTTTTCTGACTCCGTCACAGAACCCACCATTATGACATCTACTGATGTAACCATCGAGTTCAAATCTAGCTTACCACCGCCGGTCTGCAAGGAATTTTCCTTTATATGGGCAGTTGAATCCTCATCGGATTCCAGTGAGCCAGCAATTATCCTCGGTGGTACCCCGGGGAGCCAAAATAGCCGTTTTAAGATAGAGAAAGCCGGAGAAGGAGCAGGAGAAAACACTTATAAGTTGACCAGCTTAGACGGGACCGTTGGAAACGTCACGGGGATTTTTCTGGCACCACAACTAGTTCTCACCAATGATAATGCCAAGACCACATTCGTCAAATTCAACAAATATAATGAAGCTATTACGTCGGCTTCTCGTGTTGAGAAGTCAGCTCTAAGGATTTTCCCATTCTAA